The genomic region TGTATCAATCACTTCTAATCTATGATTTGTCCCTGCTTTCCTATTTATTTTGATTTCCTGAGTACCATTAGTAATTATTATACATGTTTCTGCAATCTTGTTAATTGGCCTCCGAGATGCTTTTATCCCAAAAAGAGCGTATGCTAAAGCATCTAAGGTTGTTGATTTGCCACTTTTATGCTCCCCATAAATTAGTAAATGATTGCTCATTACTTTTGTGTGCTTAACTCCTAAATACTTATAAGAATTAAACTCTTTAATACTGAAATTCTTTATTCTGTATTTGTCCATTTCTCATTCCTCAAATACACTGGCATATTCAATAGAAATCATATTTCCAATTTCAATAAATGATTTTATTATCAATAAAATAAAAAAAATGGAAGCGATGCTACTAAACATTACATAACACAAGTTATTTTGAAGTAAACTTAATACCATAAAAAAAAAGATATTCATAAAGCCTAAAGTTAAATCATAAAAATGTGGAAGCTTATCCTTATAGAATAATTCATCTAACTTATCAATTGTTTCTTTGATACTAGATGGTAATTTATCATGATTTTTTAATGTTTCTTTGATACTAGGCGGTAAGTTATCATTACTTTTTAATGTTATTCCATTTACTTCCTTATTCTTATTTTGATAGTTTTTCTTTTTATACGTATATTCTAACATTTGTCGTCTAAATAAAAAACGAGTAATTTTTTCATAAAATTCATCTAATATTGTTTTTATAAAAAAGTCTAGCAGAAGTAAAAATCCTACTATGTATATGATATCAAAAGTTCTCAAATCTGAGATATCTAATATTTGATTTGATTTTAGTAAATTATATGCTACAATTGACTCGATGATGGCTAGTGAAAATATTGTAAATTTACCTAAAGACAAATTAAAGCTGCTTGACATTTTAACCCTGTATTATAATTAATTTTTACTCTCCCCTTATATGATTTAGAACAGTTAGAGTTTATATACTTTATTATTTTATCTGATTAAATTGCCAGTTATTTTGAGTTTTTTATGGTAGAAGGATTTAGATTATGACTGTCATTTTGTATTCTTACGTAACCTTTTGAATCTTAAAGATTCCATTGATTAGAATCAAAAAAGCTATGTTGAAGATAAAACTCATTTTATTTACGATGTCTAGAAAAAGTTATAGTCAAGTAAAACTATTTAATGAGATACAAACTGTCGAGATTGATGGAGGATTGTTTCATGTCTAAGTATGTCTCAGGTGTTTTTGCCGTTCCAAAATACGATTCACGATACATAAAAAACTTGCCATTTTGTTCTACTGATTGTCAGAAACTAAAAGCGGTATTAAAGGACAATATTGGTATTGAAGAGAACAACATGAAAGTATTTGGTGAAGAAGCAAAAGACGAAGTAAAAAAATATGATATTATAAGAGCCACTCAATTAGTTTGCGATAAAGCTCAACAAGACGACACTGTTATTTTATATTTTTCAGGACATGGGTATGCGAAAAATAATGAAGCTTATTTAATTACATTTGATACAAAAGATGATTTAATTGAGGATACTGCAGTTCCAATTTCAAGAATAAAAAAAGAAGGATCTCCTCAAGATTGAGTGGGTAATTTAATATTCTGTTCATCCAATCCATATTGGATGGACGATAAACTCTTGATTCAAATGGCTCTGGGAATAACCCCTCCATGGTATGTGAAAGACATTGATCTTAATGTTTCTAAGAAAAGAATGGATATTTATCTAGATTTTACCAAGGGAACGAAGTTCCCTTGCCCAGTTTGCAACAAACTGTGTGATCTCCATGATACCAAAGAAAAAGTATGGAGACACCTTGATTTCTTCCATCA from Methanolobus tindarius DSM 2278 harbors:
- a CDS encoding caspase family protein, producing the protein MSKYVSGVFAVPKYDSRYIKNLPFCSTDCQKLKAVLKDNIGIEENNMKVFGEEAKDEVKKYDIIRATQLVCDKAQQDDTVILYFSGHGYAKNNEAYLITFDTKDDLIEDTAVPISRIKKEGSPQD